Proteins encoded within one genomic window of Haloimpatiens massiliensis:
- a CDS encoding patatin-like phospholipase family protein codes for MSGLFLQGGGAKGAFQAGALYALWEKGVKLRVIAGTSIGAVNGYYLYTENLEAMKEFYTNSGEQGEALLNKKIKLNKVVDNSIIMNILNELKGNNAQIKAFYVNYVEVMGINIKEKVVNICNLQQEQKLDAVKFSSLLPYVSHEQEEKNFKQLWREFVSGEQIEKFKECLISGEYHGYNLDGGVLNNCFLTPFVENKVEKLYLMPLSNNFVIPEYIKEEYKEEDIVLINREKGFNSHDTLNFQPDFLKELFYEGYHTCIEKLNLNSSFASYASHYGEIS; via the coding sequence GTGAGTGGATTATTTTTACAAGGTGGTGGAGCTAAAGGCGCTTTTCAGGCAGGAGCTCTTTATGCCTTATGGGAAAAGGGCGTAAAACTAAGAGTGATAGCGGGTACTTCTATAGGGGCTGTAAATGGATACTACTTATACACAGAAAATCTAGAAGCCATGAAGGAGTTTTACACAAATTCAGGAGAGCAAGGGGAAGCTTTATTAAACAAGAAGATTAAGCTGAATAAAGTTGTAGATAATAGTATTATTATGAACATATTAAATGAATTGAAAGGAAACAATGCACAAATAAAGGCTTTCTATGTGAATTATGTAGAAGTTATGGGGATAAATATTAAAGAAAAAGTGGTTAATATTTGTAATTTACAACAAGAACAAAAACTGGATGCAGTAAAGTTCAGTTCGCTTTTGCCTTATGTATCCCATGAACAGGAGGAAAAAAATTTTAAACAGTTGTGGAGAGAATTTGTATCAGGAGAACAAATAGAAAAATTTAAGGAATGTCTCATAAGTGGAGAATACCATGGATACAATTTAGATGGTGGAGTTCTTAACAATTGTTTTTTGACACCTTTTGTGGAAAACAAAGTAGAAAAGTTATATTTAATGCCTTTAAGCAATAACTTTGTGATACCTGAGTACATAAAAGAAGAATACAAAGAAGAAGATATAGTTTTGATAAATAGAGAGAAGGGTTTCAATAGTCATGATACATTGAATTTTCAACCAGACTTTCTTAAAGAACTTTTTTATGAAGGGTACCATACTTGCATAGAAAAATTAAATTTAAATAGTTCCTTTGCTTCTTATGCAAGTCATTACGGAGAAATTTCATAA
- a CDS encoding GerAB/ArcD/ProY family transporter yields MKKNSEIYLTNHQYTLILIGSIIGIGMLSLPNSVVKIAKQDGWISAAIGGIYVIYMVLIGSYMCKKHPDNNILDLSKIYFGNFLGTILNLIFTSYFIYLLTGLSSGISNVLIMYITPFLTTKKILITILLVPAFISYKGIKTLGKMNEVIFYLTFIFFLVPMVALKDGNILNIMPVFSSGFKNIIKASKESLFSYFGIEILFLIYPFLKDKKKVTSSGIKASIVAIIIYTWITFITIYYIGINIIPKFLWPVVTVSESIMVPGINSFRYISMSLWTLMIFKTISIDYFSIAYCLGEIWRKINMKTWIYILYPVLFYISGIYGTPTNRRDIIIKLGKMYAIFNLVYVTSIAILIMLKRGEKNVTENKKS; encoded by the coding sequence ATGAAAAAAAATAGCGAAATATACTTAACTAACCACCAGTATACATTAATACTCATAGGCAGTATCATAGGAATAGGTATGCTTAGTTTACCTAATAGTGTAGTAAAAATAGCAAAACAAGACGGATGGATATCTGCGGCTATAGGAGGAATATATGTAATTTATATGGTCTTAATAGGAAGCTATATGTGTAAAAAACATCCAGACAATAATATATTGGATTTAAGTAAGATATATTTTGGAAATTTTTTAGGCACTATACTAAATTTGATTTTTACAAGCTATTTTATTTACTTACTCACAGGACTTTCTTCTGGCATAAGCAACGTGCTTATAATGTACATAACTCCTTTTTTAACTACTAAAAAAATATTAATAACAATACTACTAGTACCAGCATTTATATCATATAAAGGAATAAAAACCTTGGGAAAAATGAACGAAGTGATATTTTATTTAACTTTTATATTTTTTTTAGTACCCATGGTGGCCCTAAAAGACGGAAATATACTCAATATAATGCCAGTATTTTCATCAGGATTTAAAAATATTATTAAAGCTTCTAAAGAAAGTTTATTTTCGTACTTTGGAATAGAAATTTTGTTTTTAATCTATCCATTTTTAAAAGATAAAAAGAAAGTAACATCTTCAGGTATTAAGGCTTCCATAGTAGCTATAATAATATATACATGGATAACTTTTATAACCATTTATTATATAGGTATAAATATAATTCCTAAATTTTTATGGCCTGTGGTAACGGTGAGTGAAAGTATAATGGTTCCTGGAATAAATTCATTTAGGTACATAAGCATGTCGTTATGGACATTGATGATTTTTAAAACCATATCTATAGACTATTTTTCAATTGCTTACTGTTTAGGTGAAATATGGAGAAAAATTAATATGAAGACTTGGATATATATATTGTATCCAGTGCTTTTTTATATATCTGGCATTTATGGTACACCCACTAATAGGAGAGATATTATAATAAAACTTGGAAAAATGTATGCAATATTTAACCTAGTATATGTAACATCCATTGCTATACTAATCATGTTAAAAAGAGGAGAAAAAAATGTTACAGAAAATAAAAAATCCTAA
- a CDS encoding phosphopentomutase produces MINRVIWIVLDSVGMGEMPDSVKFGDVGCNTIGNVSSKLGGLKLPNMEKLGLGNIEGMKNINKVENPIGCFGRFAEMSDGKDTTTGHWEMCGIQLDKPFPTYPQGFPKEVVEAFEKAIGRKILGNKPASGTAILDELGEEHIKTGCPIVYTSADSVFQIAAHEDIYSVEELYKICQIARDMLVGEHAVARVIARPFVGEAKGNFTRTSNRRDFSLKPIHETVLDKLKASKLNVMAVGKIEDIFQGAGITEAVHTKDNMDGVDKTLEYMKEDKNGLIFTNLVDFDMKWGHRNNAEEYGRGLEAFDVRLAEIMEQMKDDDILFITADHGCDPTTEGTDHTREYVPFLAYGKALSKGKDLKTRKTFSDMGQTVADIFKIEPIKNGESFLELIVNHSKFA; encoded by the coding sequence ATGATAAATAGAGTCATATGGATAGTACTAGATAGTGTGGGCATGGGAGAAATGCCAGATTCAGTAAAGTTTGGAGATGTGGGCTGCAATACTATAGGGAATGTATCTTCTAAATTAGGGGGATTAAAACTTCCTAATATGGAGAAATTAGGACTTGGAAATATAGAAGGCATGAAAAATATAAATAAGGTAGAAAATCCAATAGGGTGTTTTGGAAGATTTGCTGAAATGTCAGATGGAAAGGATACTACTACTGGACATTGGGAAATGTGTGGAATACAGTTAGATAAACCATTTCCAACATATCCACAGGGTTTTCCAAAAGAAGTAGTAGAAGCATTTGAAAAAGCTATAGGAAGAAAAATTCTTGGAAATAAGCCAGCATCAGGTACAGCTATTCTAGATGAACTAGGAGAAGAACATATAAAAACAGGATGTCCAATAGTTTACACTTCAGCAGACAGTGTATTTCAAATAGCCGCTCATGAAGATATTTATTCAGTGGAAGAGTTGTACAAAATCTGCCAAATAGCTAGGGATATGCTAGTGGGAGAACATGCTGTAGCTAGAGTTATAGCAAGACCTTTTGTAGGAGAAGCTAAAGGAAATTTCACAAGAACTTCAAACAGAAGAGACTTTTCATTAAAGCCAATACATGAAACAGTTTTAGATAAATTAAAGGCTTCAAAGTTAAATGTTATGGCAGTAGGTAAAATAGAGGACATATTCCAAGGCGCAGGCATAACAGAAGCAGTGCATACAAAGGACAATATGGACGGAGTAGATAAGACCTTAGAATACATGAAGGAAGATAAAAATGGCCTTATATTTACAAATCTTGTGGACTTTGATATGAAGTGGGGACACAGAAACAATGCAGAAGAGTATGGAAGAGGATTAGAGGCCTTTGATGTGAGATTAGCAGAAATAATGGAACAGATGAAAGATGATGACATACTATTTATAACAGCAGATCATGGCTGTGATCCAACTACAGAGGGAACAGACCATACAAGAGAATACGTTCCATTTTTAGCTTATGGGAAAGCGCTTTCAAAGGGTAAAGACCTGAAAACAAGAAAAACTTTCTCAGACATGGGTCAAACTGTAGCAGATATATTTAAAATAGAACCAATAAAGAATGGTGAAAGCTTTTTAGAATTGATAGTTAACCACTCTAAATTCGCTTAA
- a CDS encoding NAD(P)/FAD-dependent oxidoreductase, producing the protein MEKQTVSLDLIIIGAGPAGLAAAVYASRSKLDTLVLENKIVGGQVRDSYRVDNYPGFSYITGADLSNNFQQHALDSGAKIDEFDNIISLKLSSDEKIVETSKKIYKPLAIILATGSNNRLLPVPEETKFHGNGVHYCELCDGALYEGKDLIVVGGGNSAIEGAIVLSKFAKNLTIVHQFNYLQANKTNEEELSTKPNIKYIWNSEIRHVLGENSVEGVQIENVKTGELSEIKTDGVFVYIGRIANTELFKNYIKLDNWGHVLTNENMETNIKGVYAAGDLRSKTIRQLTTAVSDGTISALTAEKYIMEKKV; encoded by the coding sequence ATGGAAAAACAAACAGTATCTTTAGATTTAATCATTATAGGTGCTGGTCCTGCTGGATTAGCAGCAGCAGTTTATGCCTCCCGCTCAAAACTTGACACTTTGGTTTTGGAAAACAAAATAGTAGGTGGTCAAGTGAGAGACAGCTATAGAGTAGACAATTATCCTGGTTTTTCTTATATAACAGGAGCAGATCTTTCAAATAACTTTCAGCAACATGCTTTAGATTCCGGTGCCAAGATTGATGAATTCGACAATATAATATCACTAAAATTAAGCAGTGATGAAAAAATAGTTGAAACTTCAAAAAAAATATATAAACCACTAGCAATCATATTGGCCACAGGCTCAAATAATAGACTTCTTCCTGTACCTGAGGAAACAAAATTTCATGGTAACGGAGTACACTACTGTGAACTTTGCGACGGTGCACTTTATGAGGGCAAGGATTTGATAGTGGTAGGCGGCGGTAACTCTGCTATTGAGGGAGCCATAGTGCTATCAAAATTTGCAAAAAATTTAACTATTGTACATCAATTTAATTATCTTCAAGCAAATAAAACTAATGAAGAAGAGCTTTCCACAAAACCTAATATTAAATATATATGGAACAGTGAAATTCGCCATGTATTAGGTGAAAATTCAGTGGAGGGTGTACAAATTGAAAATGTTAAAACTGGAGAACTTTCAGAGATAAAAACTGATGGTGTCTTCGTATACATTGGTAGAATTGCTAACACTGAATTATTTAAAAACTATATAAAATTAGACAATTGGGGTCATGTGCTTACAAATGAGAATATGGAAACCAACATAAAAGGCGTTTATGCTGCCGGAGATTTACGTTCAAAGACCATTAGACAGTTAACTACTGCTGTATCTGATGGAACCATTTCAGCCTTAACAGCTGAAAAATATATTATGGAAAAGAAGGTATAA
- a CDS encoding lipoate--protein ligase, translating into MHNKEIITNIVVSKSINPWFNLALEEKLVKEAKANEIILYLWQNADTVVIGKNQNPWKECKCRELEEDGGKLARRLSGGGAVFHDIGNLNFTFAMDKGLYNLENQLQVILKAVKNLGINAEFSGRNDILADGRKFSGNAFYFGDHTCYHHGTLLVNGDMKRLVQYLTVSEKKIKSKGIDSVKSRIVNLKEINDKISIEKLMEQLEKSFQEAYGRVQGKKIYTEKNSNEMQQLYEKYSSWEFRYGSSPKFDICLEERFPWGGIEFNLKLKNAKVLEAKVYSDAMNVKFIEDIQNSLIEIPFKQQDIKEKLMSLANTEEQRGMVQDVLSIFKDI; encoded by the coding sequence TTGCATAATAAAGAAATTATTACCAATATAGTAGTATCCAAAAGCATTAATCCATGGTTTAATTTAGCTTTAGAAGAAAAATTAGTGAAAGAAGCAAAAGCTAATGAAATAATACTATATCTATGGCAAAATGCAGATACTGTAGTCATAGGCAAAAACCAAAATCCATGGAAGGAATGTAAATGCAGAGAATTAGAAGAAGACGGTGGGAAGCTGGCTAGAAGACTTTCTGGGGGAGGGGCAGTATTCCATGACATTGGGAATTTAAACTTCACCTTTGCCATGGACAAAGGACTCTATAATTTGGAAAATCAATTACAAGTCATATTAAAAGCAGTAAAAAACCTAGGAATAAATGCGGAATTTTCAGGAAGAAACGACATATTGGCAGATGGAAGAAAATTCTCAGGAAATGCCTTTTACTTCGGAGATCATACTTGCTATCACCATGGAACTCTTCTTGTAAATGGAGACATGAAAAGGCTTGTTCAGTACCTTACAGTTTCAGAAAAGAAAATAAAATCCAAAGGTATAGATTCTGTAAAATCCAGAATAGTTAACTTAAAAGAAATAAATGATAAAATATCCATAGAAAAATTGATGGAGCAGTTAGAAAAAAGTTTTCAGGAAGCTTATGGAAGAGTTCAAGGGAAGAAAATATATACTGAAAAAAATTCTAATGAAATGCAGCAACTTTATGAAAAGTATTCCTCTTGGGAATTTAGATATGGCAGTTCACCCAAATTTGACATATGCTTAGAGGAGAGATTTCCTTGGGGAGGTATTGAATTTAATTTAAAGCTTAAAAATGCAAAAGTACTGGAGGCTAAAGTTTACTCAGATGCCATGAATGTAAAATTTATAGAAGATATACAAAATTCATTAATAGAAATTCCATTTAAGCAGCAAGATATAAAGGAAAAACTAATGAGTTTGGCAAATACGGAAGAACAAAGAGGAATGGTACAGGATGTGCTTAGCATTTTTAAAGATATCTAA
- a CDS encoding glutaredoxin family protein, with translation MVKVFSTPTCPWCKKVKDYLKSNNIEFQDINVAEDAAARKEMFQISNQMGVPVVQIDDKVILGFDKDSIDEALGL, from the coding sequence ATGGTAAAAGTTTTTTCAACACCAACATGTCCATGGTGTAAAAAGGTTAAGGATTATTTAAAAAGCAATAATATAGAGTTTCAAGATATCAATGTGGCTGAAGATGCCGCTGCAAGAAAGGAAATGTTCCAAATTTCAAATCAAATGGGAGTTCCTGTAGTTCAAATTGATGATAAGGTAATCCTTGGTTTTGACAAAGATTCTATTGATGAAGCTTTAGGATTATAA
- a CDS encoding peroxiredoxin has protein sequence MERLVGKNAPDFTMNAVKGGGSDFTQVSLEDYKGKWLVMFFYPLDFTFVCPTEITGFSKRYEDFNKVGAELLAVSCDSQYSHEAWIKGDLGKIKFPIASDITKSVSDSYGILIKEEGISLRGLFIIDPEGVVRYSVVHDLNVGRSVDETLRVLKALKTGGMCAVDWSEGDKTL, from the coding sequence ATGGAAAGATTAGTTGGTAAAAATGCACCTGATTTCACAATGAATGCTGTAAAGGGTGGCGGCAGTGATTTTACACAAGTAAGTCTTGAGGACTACAAGGGCAAGTGGCTAGTTATGTTTTTCTATCCACTAGATTTTACCTTCGTTTGTCCAACTGAGATAACAGGTTTTAGTAAAAGGTATGAGGATTTTAATAAAGTAGGCGCTGAGCTCCTTGCAGTTAGCTGCGACAGTCAGTATTCCCATGAAGCTTGGATTAAGGGTGATCTAGGGAAAATTAAATTTCCTATAGCTTCTGATATTACGAAGTCCGTATCTGACAGCTATGGTATATTAATTAAAGAAGAGGGTATTTCATTGAGGGGCTTATTTATAATAGACCCTGAAGGAGTAGTAAGATATAGTGTGGTTCACGACTTAAATGTAGGCAGAAGTGTAGATGAAACCCTACGTGTACTTAAGGCTTTAAAAACTGGAGGTATGTGCGCCGTAGACTGGAGCGAAGGAGATAAAACTTTATAA
- a CDS encoding LrgB family protein, translated as MENLFNNPLFGIIISVMAFEIGNFIYKKTKIPFFNPLLISVALIILFLEFFSINLESYNKGASIINFFLAPSTVVLAVPLYKKINLLKAHAMPIIVGITTGSIAGIVSIIYLCKLFNLDTKLSISMMPKSITTPIGIEISKQLGGIPAVTVAVIIITGIMGAIIGPLVCKACRIKDSVALGVSLGTASHAIGTTKAMEIGEVEGAMSSLAIGIAGLLTVFLAPLLFKIFL; from the coding sequence ATGGAAAATCTTTTTAATAATCCCCTATTTGGGATAATAATTTCAGTGATGGCTTTTGAAATAGGTAATTTTATTTATAAAAAAACAAAAATTCCTTTTTTCAATCCCCTACTTATTTCTGTAGCTTTAATAATTTTATTTTTGGAATTTTTCTCTATAAATTTGGAGTCTTATAATAAGGGAGCAAGTATAATAAATTTCTTTTTAGCTCCATCTACAGTAGTTTTGGCGGTGCCTCTTTATAAGAAGATAAATCTTTTAAAGGCTCATGCTATGCCTATAATAGTTGGCATAACTACTGGCAGCATTGCTGGTATAGTTAGCATTATATATCTTTGCAAATTATTTAATTTAGATACAAAATTGAGCATTTCCATGATGCCAAAATCTATAACTACACCTATAGGTATTGAAATATCTAAGCAGCTGGGAGGTATTCCTGCAGTTACCGTAGCAGTTATCATAATAACTGGAATTATGGGTGCCATAATAGGTCCTCTTGTATGTAAAGCTTGCAGAATCAAAGATAGCGTGGCCCTTGGGGTTTCCCTAGGTACCGCTTCCCATGCCATAGGTACCACAAAAGCCATGGAGATAGGTGAAGTGGAAGGTGCCATGAGTAGCCTTGCTATAGGCATAGCTGGACTTTTAACAGTATTTCTGGCTCCACTTTTATTTAAAATATTTCTATAG
- a CDS encoding Ger(x)C family spore germination protein — protein MLQKIKNPKNIRIITLIIVIILFIYSFLGNEGELVENVSIPMAVGYDIKEMDGKEYVVPILMAVQDQQETGIIQIGEGNSLGESREDRSSKMDKKLILGVERSYIISEAQARLGVRELLDILVRNPRTNDRGYVSVCSGKAYDILKQKNIKGVNPAEYTENLIKNLNEAYFYVKNFTAIDMIVRVDAEGRTLVLPYIEMKDGGLQNTGLAIFKGEKMIGVANLNETKFINLMKFNGGKGMITIQENVKEYINFYGKSKRKVKCFKENGKYNFIINIDLKGTVVSNVLYKNLDNDPKEVEKCQNEIEKEVESQCQDVVEKINKEYKTDVLGLGKYAVAKYGRDTGQDWNDIVPKSNIKVKANVTLESQGRANYTEYVSNRAENLGRTQQQSGVQH, from the coding sequence ATGTTACAGAAAATAAAAAATCCTAAAAATATAAGAATTATTACATTAATAATAGTAATTATATTGTTTATTTATTCATTTTTAGGAAATGAAGGTGAACTGGTGGAGAATGTTAGTATACCCATGGCTGTAGGATATGATATAAAAGAAATGGATGGTAAAGAATATGTAGTTCCTATATTAATGGCAGTGCAAGACCAGCAAGAAACTGGAATAATTCAAATAGGTGAGGGGAATAGTTTAGGTGAATCAAGAGAAGACAGAAGTAGCAAAATGGATAAAAAATTAATACTTGGAGTAGAGAGATCATACATAATAAGTGAGGCACAGGCACGTTTAGGTGTAAGAGAACTTTTAGATATATTAGTGAGAAATCCCAGAACAAATGACAGAGGATACGTGTCAGTATGTTCTGGCAAAGCTTACGACATACTTAAACAAAAAAATATTAAAGGAGTGAATCCAGCAGAATATACAGAGAATTTAATTAAAAATTTAAATGAAGCTTATTTTTATGTGAAAAATTTTACTGCAATAGATATGATAGTTAGGGTAGATGCGGAAGGAAGAACCTTAGTACTGCCTTATATAGAGATGAAAGATGGTGGATTGCAAAACACAGGATTAGCTATATTTAAAGGAGAAAAAATGATTGGAGTGGCTAATCTTAATGAAACAAAATTTATAAATTTAATGAAGTTTAACGGTGGAAAAGGGATGATCACAATACAAGAAAATGTAAAGGAATATATCAATTTTTACGGCAAATCTAAAAGAAAGGTAAAGTGTTTTAAAGAAAATGGAAAGTATAATTTTATAATAAATATAGATTTAAAGGGAACAGTAGTGTCCAATGTTCTATATAAAAATTTAGATAACGACCCTAAAGAAGTTGAAAAATGTCAAAATGAAATTGAAAAGGAAGTTGAAAGCCAGTGTCAAGATGTAGTAGAAAAGATAAATAAAGAATACAAAACTGATGTACTGGGTTTAGGTAAATATGCAGTAGCGAAATATGGAAGAGATACTGGACAGGATTGGAATGATATAGTGCCTAAATCAAATATAAAAGTGAAGGCAAATGTGACGTTAGAGTCCCAAGGAAGAGCAAATTATACAGAATATGTTTCTAATAGAGCGGAGAACTTAGGCAGGACTCAGCAGCAGAGCGGCGTCCAACACTAG
- a CDS encoding phosphatidylglycerol lysyltransferase domain-containing protein, with the protein MKEVFLKAKKIWKLAKDFKLTGDIGVIVVSVMILIRGFSLVLYSIFSGDSIIMERFPVVEKFKIGCIMFLMSIFIGIGLIVLSMEIFLRLKKSYRTTQTFLILNLILFLSLGLDYVDIMLILLSILLLRIIKGHLYREWASFRKRKYGILIVLSFIFILMYMMAAPFLQESFLSESIIEKGLFKKGRSFLFAGLFVYFITWTFLILRSLIVFRDRIKNKTSDEELAKVEEFLKENRGDVNTHLIFLGDKALFWGMDGKVLIQYAKIGDSLVALGDPVGDEKYIVEAIEEFQDFANKFTLSTAFYRIDRDKLAQYHENGYHFYKLGEEAVVSLENFDLKGKKKQSLRTAKNKFERENYSFQMVYPPYSDEFLKKLQSISVQWLNGRKEDKFSIGWFQKEYLNKSSIGVIKDQQDEIIAFASTVPYYDGKETISIDLMRFKKDSPNGMMDLLFLHLILWAKEEGYKNFSLGMAPLANVGVADHCHTGEKFAKFIFNYGNHWYNFKGLRYFKGKFDPDWNPRFLAYQKVVSLPILALSINRHIGKGNK; encoded by the coding sequence ATGAAAGAGGTATTTTTAAAGGCAAAAAAGATTTGGAAACTTGCGAAAGATTTTAAACTTACTGGCGATATAGGAGTAATTGTAGTATCAGTTATGATATTAATAAGAGGATTTTCGTTAGTATTATACTCCATATTCAGTGGAGATAGTATTATAATGGAAAGATTTCCCGTAGTAGAAAAGTTTAAAATAGGATGCATAATGTTTCTGATGTCAATATTTATAGGCATAGGTCTTATAGTTTTATCCATGGAAATATTTTTAAGACTTAAAAAAAGTTATAGAACAACACAGACATTTCTTATTTTAAATCTAATTTTATTTTTATCACTAGGATTAGATTACGTAGATATAATGCTAATACTTTTAAGTATTTTACTTTTAAGAATAATAAAAGGTCATTTGTACAGAGAGTGGGCTTCGTTTAGAAAAAGAAAATATGGAATTTTAATTGTTTTATCTTTTATATTTATATTAATGTATATGATGGCGGCACCCTTTTTACAGGAGAGCTTTTTATCAGAAAGCATTATAGAAAAAGGTTTATTTAAAAAAGGAAGAAGCTTTTTATTTGCAGGATTATTCGTATATTTTATAACGTGGACATTTTTAATATTAAGAAGTCTAATAGTATTTAGAGATAGAATAAAAAATAAAACCTCAGATGAAGAATTAGCCAAAGTAGAAGAATTTTTAAAGGAAAATAGGGGAGATGTGAACACTCATCTAATATTTTTAGGAGATAAAGCTTTATTTTGGGGTATGGATGGAAAGGTACTTATACAGTACGCTAAGATAGGAGATTCACTAGTAGCTTTAGGAGACCCTGTAGGAGATGAAAAGTATATAGTTGAAGCTATAGAAGAATTTCAGGATTTTGCTAATAAATTTACTCTAAGTACTGCTTTCTATAGAATAGACAGAGATAAATTAGCTCAATACCATGAAAATGGATATCACTTTTATAAATTAGGAGAAGAAGCGGTGGTATCCCTGGAAAATTTCGATTTAAAGGGAAAGAAAAAGCAGAGCTTGAGAACTGCAAAAAATAAATTTGAAAGAGAAAATTATAGTTTTCAAATGGTATATCCCCCATATTCAGATGAATTTTTAAAGAAACTACAGAGCATATCTGTACAGTGGTTAAATGGGAGAAAAGAAGACAAGTTCTCCATAGGTTGGTTTCAAAAAGAATATTTAAATAAGTCTTCTATAGGTGTAATAAAAGATCAACAGGATGAAATAATAGCTTTTGCATCCACTGTTCCATATTATGATGGAAAAGAAACCATATCTATAGATCTTATGAGGTTTAAAAAAGATAGTCCTAATGGCATGATGGATTTACTCTTTTTACATTTAATACTTTGGGCTAAGGAAGAGGGGTATAAAAACTTTAGCTTAGGCATGGCACCACTAGCCAACGTTGGAGTAGCAGACCACTGCCACACTGGAGAAAAATTTGCTAAGTTCATATTTAACTATGGCAACCACTGGTATAACTTTAAAGGACTTAGATATTTTAAGGGGAAATTTGACCCTGATTGGAATCCAAGGTTTTTAGCATACCAAAAGGTTGTATCACTACCAATATTGGCATTGAGCATTAATAGACATATAGGAAAAGGAAACAAATAA
- a CDS encoding CidA/LrgA family protein: MKILRQICIILFINFIGEIIHLVLRTSIPGNVIGMILLLILLCTGVLKLEVIEEISDFFLKNLAFFFLPAGVGLISCMSILNGNWSAILMVCLLSTIVVIIVTGFTIQILKKACESKKLKINTND; encoded by the coding sequence TTGAAAATTTTAAGACAAATTTGCATTATCTTATTTATAAACTTTATTGGTGAGATAATTCATTTAGTTTTGAGAACATCCATACCTGGCAATGTAATTGGTATGATTTTATTATTGATTCTTTTATGCACGGGAGTGCTTAAATTAGAAGTTATAGAGGAAATAAGCGACTTTTTCCTCAAGAACTTAGCTTTTTTCTTCTTACCTGCAGGGGTTGGTCTTATTTCTTGTATGTCTATATTAAATGGAAACTGGAGCGCCATTTTGATGGTATGCCTTTTATCAACTATAGTAGTCATAATAGTAACAGGATTTACCATACAAATTTTAAAGAAAGCCTGTGAGAGTAAAAAACTAAAAATTAATACTAATGATTAA
- a CDS encoding sigma-70 family RNA polymerase sigma factor: MRGKVNVKKNMREREQELNQLVSMAKEGDKNALQKIMEKFMPFIVKITKSVYIRGMDDDDLKQIGCISIMHAVEKFDLERSKNFTTYVTTAIRNNYYYEIRKKANERFSISLDAPIEDGLTLEDMLQGEIDLEEDYLEKEEREKLQESIKHLSLEEKELLLIIYKNTKGALKEYAKRKGLSQSGVYKRKTNLFKKLRKLLKAENNE, encoded by the coding sequence ATGAGAGGAAAAGTTAACGTTAAGAAAAACATGAGAGAAAGGGAACAGGAGTTAAATCAGTTGGTATCTATGGCTAAAGAGGGAGACAAAAATGCTTTACAGAAGATTATGGAGAAATTTATGCCTTTTATAGTTAAAATAACAAAAAGTGTATACATTAGAGGGATGGATGATGATGATCTTAAGCAAATAGGATGTATATCTATAATGCATGCAGTGGAAAAATTTGACCTAGAAAGATCAAAAAATTTCACCACTTATGTGACCACTGCTATAAGAAATAATTACTATTATGAGATAAGAAAGAAGGCAAATGAACGATTTAGTATAAGCTTAGATGCTCCTATAGAAGATGGACTTACGTTAGAGGATATGCTTCAAGGGGAGATAGATTTAGAAGAGGATTACTTAGAAAAGGAAGAACGGGAAAAGCTTCAGGAGTCCATAAAGCATTTATCTTTAGAAGAAAAGGAATTACTGCTAATTATATATAAAAATACTAAAGGAGCATTAAAGGAGTATGCTAAAAGGAAAGGGCTATCCCAAAGTGGAGTTTATAAAAGAAAAACTAATTTATTTAAGAAATTGAGAAAACTACTAAAAGCTGAGAATAATGAGTAA